One part of the Diadema setosum chromosome 6, eeDiaSeto1, whole genome shotgun sequence genome encodes these proteins:
- the LOC140229508 gene encoding heat shock 70 kDa protein IV-like → MASRKAPAIGIDLGTTYSCVGVFQNGKVEIIANDQGNRITPSCVAFTDTERLVGEAAKNQVVMNPKNTIFAAKRLMGRRFTDHSVQADMKHWPFEVIDRGGRPALQVEYKGETKNLAPEEVSSMVLTKMKETAEAYLGLKVTDAVITVPAYFTDAQRQATKHAGEISGLHVLRIINEPTAAALAYGLDKKLQGKQQILIFDLGGGTFDVSILLVNDGVFEVKSTAGDTHLGGEDFDNQLVNYLAEEFKRKHKKNLTNSLRATQRLRTAAELAKRTLSGISQSSIETDSLFEGVDFRTTISRARFEQLCYDLFRKCLEPVKSAITDAKIDKKDIDTVVLVGGSTRIPKIQKLLQEYLDGKDLNMSINPDEAVAYGAAVQAAILSGDHSKEIQNVILVDVIPLSLGIELFGGEMSTIIERNTTIPAKVSRFGYTTPLDNVTFLEFSVYEGERAFTQYNNLLGEFILYGIPAAPRGVPQIEVTFDIDANGIMNVTAKDQNTGNSSNITIAHNRGSLSKEEIERMINDAEKFKAEDDLKRKRNEARNQLEDYAFSVKSAANNPLAKWKLTVAERQTVVEAADRILKWLDLNYVSSYEEFTYHLKELHKTCSPFMIKLWSGQ, encoded by the exons ATGGCATCACGAAAAGCACCAGCTATTGGAATCGACTTGGGAACGACCTACTCGTGTGTCGGTGTCTTCCAGAACGGCAAGGTCGAGATCATTGCCAACGACCAGGGAAACCGAATCACACCGAGCTGCGTCGCCTTCACCGATACGGAGAGGCTCGTTGGAGAGGCAGCTAAGAACCAAGTTGTCAT GAACCCAAAGAACACAATCTTTGCAGCCAAGAGACTAATGGGTCGGCGATTCACAGACCACAGTGTGCAAGCTGACATGAAGCACTGGCCATTCGAGGTGATTGACCGAGGAGGCAGACCTGCGCTACAGGTGGAATACAAGGGAGAAACGAAGAATCTGGCCCCAGAGGAAGTCAGTTCCATGGTTCTAACCAAAATGAAGGAAACAGCTGAGGCATATCTTGGTCTAAAGGTCACTGATGCTGTCATCACTGTTCCTGCTTATTTTACTGATGCTCAGCGACAAGCCACCAAACATGCTGGTGAAATTTCAGGCCTGCATGTCCTGCGTATCATCAACGAACCGACAGCAGCTGCCCTGGCATATGGACTAGATAAGAAGTTGCAAGGTAAGCAGCAGAtcctgatctttgaccttggTGGAGGCACATTCGATGTGTCCATCCTACTAGTCAATGACGGTGTCTTTGAAGTCAAGTCAACTGCTGGAGATACCCATCTTGGTGGTGAGGATTTTGACAACCAATTGGTAAACTATCTTGCAGAGGAGTTCAAGCGCAAACACAAAAAGAATCTCACAAACAGCCTGCGAGCGACCCAACGCCTCCGCACAGCAGCTGAGCTTGCAAAGAGGACTCTCTCAGGTATTTCCCAATCCAGTATTGAGACAGACTCGCTGTTCGAAGGGGTTGATTTTCGTACAACAATCTCCAGAGCTCGCTTCGAGCAACTGTGCTATGATCTCTTCAGAAAGTGCCTTGAACCAGTTAAAAGCGCTATCACTGATGCAAAGATCGACAAGAAAGACATCGATACTGTTGTGCTGGTCGGAGGATCAACCCGTATTCCTAAGATCCAGAAACTTCTCCAGGAGTACCTAGATGGCAAGGACCTCAACATGTCCATCAATCCAGATGAAGCTGTGGCCTATGGTGCAGCAGTCCAGGCAGCTATTTTGTCTGGAGATCACAGTAAAGAAATTCAGAATGTGATCCTTGTTGACGTAATCCCACTCTCTCTTGGAATTGAGCTCTTTGGAGGAGAGATGTCAACCATAATCGAGAGAAATACGACAATTCCGGCGAAGGTCTCTCGGTTCGGCTACACCACACCTTTAGACAACGTAACATTCTTGGAGTTTAGTGTATACGAAGGAGAGAGGGCCTTCACACAATATAACAACCTACTTGGAGAGTTTATCCTTTATGGCATCCCTGCAGCTCCAAGAGGTGTGCCGCAGATCGaagtgacctttgacattgacGCCAATGGCATCATGAACGTAACAGCAAAGGATCAGAACACAGGTAACAGCAGTAATATCACAATCGCACATAACAGAGGCAGTTTATCCAAGGAGGAAATCGAACGCATGATCAACGATGCTGAAAAGTTCAAAGCGGAAGATGATCTCAAACGGAAAAGAAATGAAGCTAGAAACCAACTGGAGGACTACGCCTTCAGCGTCAAATCCGCTGCTAACAATCCTTTAGCTAAATGGAAGCTGACCGTTGCTGAAAGACAGACGGTCGTCGAGGCTGCAGATCGTATATTAAAGTGGCTCGATTTGAACTACGTGTCAAGTTATGAAGAGTTCACGTACCATTTGAAGGAGCTCCACAAGACGTGCTCACCATTCATGATCAAGCTTTGGAGTGGACAGTAA